Proteins encoded within one genomic window of Rhododendron vialii isolate Sample 1 chromosome 1a, ASM3025357v1:
- the LOC131303600 gene encoding RNA polymerase II C-terminal domain phosphatase-like 4 isoform X1 — protein MSLAAAESPQHSSSSDDFAAFLDGELDYTSDTLPDEEDEDEGDTGRVKRRKVEVQEGVEGPEGCSTSQLDIEQILEASTEEDMCKHPGFISGLCYMCGHKVDVEKYDSVALTYVHQGMRVVTDEIARVGKNESKKLLRQKKLYLVLDLDHTLLNSTRLVDVTPEEEYLKSQIDSLRAKDISRGSLFRLDFMNMLTKLRPFVRTFLEEANNMFEMYIYTMGERSYALQMASLLDPEKVYFRSGVIAKDDSTQKHQKGLDVVLGQESAVLILDDTESVWAKHKENLILMERYHFFASSCRQFGFNCKSLSELKSDETETEGALASVLKVLKQIHSMFFDSEPGADLADRDVRQVLKTVRRSVLNGCTVVFSRVFPTRFQAENHHLWKMAEQLGAICLTEVDPSVTHVVSTDTGTEKSRWALQEKKFLVHPQWIEATNYFWQKQPEDKFPVSQPKSQ, from the exons ATGAGTCTTGCGGCGGCTGAATCGCCACAACATTCGTCGAGCAGCGACGACTTTGCTGCATTCCTGGACGGAGAGCTAGATTATACTTCCGACACGCTACCTGACGAGGAAGACGAGGATGAGGGTGATACGGGCAG GGTTAAAAGGCGAAAGGTGGAGGTTCAGGAAGGCGTGGAGGGTCCTGAGGGTTGTTCAACTTCGCAGCTAGACATAGAACAAATTTTAG AAGCATCTACTGAGGAGGACATGTGCAAGCATCCTGGTTTTATTTCGGGACTGTGTTATATGTGTGGGCATAAGGTGGATGTAGAAAAATATGATTCAGTTGCATTGACGTATGTACATCAG GGGATGAGGGTTGTTACTGATGAAATTGCTCGAGTAGGAAAGAATGAGTCAAAGAAATTGTTACGTCAAAAGAAGCtttatttggttcttgatttAGACCATACACTGCTCAATTCAACTCGGCTTGTAGATGTAACACCAGAAGAGGAATATTTGAAGAGCCAAATAGATTCTCTACGAG CAAAAGATATTTCAAGAGGCAGTTTATTCAGATTGGACTTCATGAACATGTTGACCAAGTTGAGGCCATTTGTTCGTACCTTCCTGGAAGAAGCAAACAACATGTTTGAGATGTACATATATACCATGGGGGAACGTTCTTATGCATTGCAAATGGCAAGTTTGCTAGACCCTGAAAAAGTATACTTCAGATCTGGAGTCATTGCAAAAGATGATTCCACTCAGAAACATCAAAAGGGTCTTGATGTGGTACTGGGGCAAGAAAGTGCTGTTCTAATTCTTGATGATACAGAATCG GTGTGGGCAAAGCACAAGGAGAACCTGATACTGATGGAAAGATATCATTTCTTTGCCTCAAGTTGTCGGCAATTTGGGTTTAATTGTAAGTCTCTATCTGAGTTGAAAAGTGATGAAACTGAGACTGAAGGGGCACTTGCTTCCGTTCTTAAAGTCCTTAAGCAGATACATAGTATGTTCTTTGACTCG GAACCGGGGGCTGATCTTGCAGACAGAGATGTAAGACAG GTTCTAAAAACAGTAAGGAGGTCAGTCCTGAACGGGTGTACAGTTGTCTTCAGCCGGGTTTTCCCAACTAGATTCCAGGCCGAAAACCATCATCTATGGAAGATGGCGGAGCAATTGGGAGCGATTTGCTTGACAGAAGTGGACCCATCAGTGACACATGTGGTGTCCACCGATACTGGAACGGAGAAGTCTCGCTGGGCCCTTCAGGAGAAGAAGTTTCTGGTCCACCCACAATGGATCGAAGCCACCAACTATTTCTGGCAAAAGCAGCCGGAAGATAAGTTTCCGGTAAGCCAACCGAAGAGCCAGTGA
- the LOC131303600 gene encoding RNA polymerase II C-terminal domain phosphatase-like 4 isoform X2 — MRVIRAEASTEEDMCKHPGFISGLCYMCGHKVDVEKYDSVALTYVHQGMRVVTDEIARVGKNESKKLLRQKKLYLVLDLDHTLLNSTRLVDVTPEEEYLKSQIDSLRAKDISRGSLFRLDFMNMLTKLRPFVRTFLEEANNMFEMYIYTMGERSYALQMASLLDPEKVYFRSGVIAKDDSTQKHQKGLDVVLGQESAVLILDDTESVWAKHKENLILMERYHFFASSCRQFGFNCKSLSELKSDETETEGALASVLKVLKQIHSMFFDSEPGADLADRDVRQVLKTVRRSVLNGCTVVFSRVFPTRFQAENHHLWKMAEQLGAICLTEVDPSVTHVVSTDTGTEKSRWALQEKKFLVHPQWIEATNYFWQKQPEDKFPVSQPKSQ, encoded by the exons ATGAGGGTGATACGGGCAG AAGCATCTACTGAGGAGGACATGTGCAAGCATCCTGGTTTTATTTCGGGACTGTGTTATATGTGTGGGCATAAGGTGGATGTAGAAAAATATGATTCAGTTGCATTGACGTATGTACATCAG GGGATGAGGGTTGTTACTGATGAAATTGCTCGAGTAGGAAAGAATGAGTCAAAGAAATTGTTACGTCAAAAGAAGCtttatttggttcttgatttAGACCATACACTGCTCAATTCAACTCGGCTTGTAGATGTAACACCAGAAGAGGAATATTTGAAGAGCCAAATAGATTCTCTACGAG CAAAAGATATTTCAAGAGGCAGTTTATTCAGATTGGACTTCATGAACATGTTGACCAAGTTGAGGCCATTTGTTCGTACCTTCCTGGAAGAAGCAAACAACATGTTTGAGATGTACATATATACCATGGGGGAACGTTCTTATGCATTGCAAATGGCAAGTTTGCTAGACCCTGAAAAAGTATACTTCAGATCTGGAGTCATTGCAAAAGATGATTCCACTCAGAAACATCAAAAGGGTCTTGATGTGGTACTGGGGCAAGAAAGTGCTGTTCTAATTCTTGATGATACAGAATCG GTGTGGGCAAAGCACAAGGAGAACCTGATACTGATGGAAAGATATCATTTCTTTGCCTCAAGTTGTCGGCAATTTGGGTTTAATTGTAAGTCTCTATCTGAGTTGAAAAGTGATGAAACTGAGACTGAAGGGGCACTTGCTTCCGTTCTTAAAGTCCTTAAGCAGATACATAGTATGTTCTTTGACTCG GAACCGGGGGCTGATCTTGCAGACAGAGATGTAAGACAG GTTCTAAAAACAGTAAGGAGGTCAGTCCTGAACGGGTGTACAGTTGTCTTCAGCCGGGTTTTCCCAACTAGATTCCAGGCCGAAAACCATCATCTATGGAAGATGGCGGAGCAATTGGGAGCGATTTGCTTGACAGAAGTGGACCCATCAGTGACACATGTGGTGTCCACCGATACTGGAACGGAGAAGTCTCGCTGGGCCCTTCAGGAGAAGAAGTTTCTGGTCCACCCACAATGGATCGAAGCCACCAACTATTTCTGGCAAAAGCAGCCGGAAGATAAGTTTCCGGTAAGCCAACCGAAGAGCCAGTGA
- the LOC131303620 gene encoding CBL-interacting serine/threonine-protein kinase 6-like, translating to MMDKGEKCPGNSVLHGKYELGRILGHGTFAKVYHARNLKTGKSVAMKVVGKEKVTKVGMTEQVKREIAVMKMVEHPNIVELIEVMASKTKVYFAMEYLRGGELFSKIAKGRLKEDAARSYFQQLISAVDFCHSRGVYHRDLKPENLLLDEEGNLKVTDFGLSAFSDHLRQDGLLHTTCGTPAYVAPEVIGKRGYDGAKADIWSCGVILFVLLAGFLPFQDDNLVAMYKKIYRGDFKCPPWFSPESRRLITRLLDPNPSTRITASKIMESSWFKRSIPKSITIREDEILKSDDVCIMGKETETLNAFHIISLSEGFDLSPLFEEKKREEKEELRFATTRPASSVVSRLEEVAAKAAGKFSVKKSGDDSSVRLQGEENGRKGKLAITAEIFAVAPSFLVVEVRKSSGDTLEYNQFCSKELRPALKDIVYWTSAAVEN from the coding sequence ATGATGGATAAAGGCGAGAAATGCCCGGGCAACAGCGTTTTGCATGGGAAGTACGAGCTAGGGAGGATCCTCGGGCACGGGACCTTCGCGAAGGTGTACCACGCGCGGAACCTGAAGACGGGAAAGAGCGTGGCGATGAAGGTGGTCGGAAAGGAAAAGGTGACCAAAGTCGGGATGACGGAGCAGGtgaagagagagattgccgtCATGAAGATGGTCGAGCACCCGAACATCGTCGAGCTCATCGAGGTCATGGCCAGCAAAACGAAGGTGTATTTTGCCATGGAATATCTGCGCGGCGGCGAGTTGTTCTCCAAGATAGCCAAGGGGAGGCTCAAGGAGGACGCGGCCAGGAGCTACTTCCAGCAGCTGATCTCGGCCGTGGATTTCTGCCACAGCCGCGGCGTCTACCATCGCGATCTGAAGCCCGAGAATCTGCTGCTCGATGAGGAAGGTAACCTGAAGGTGACCGACTTCGGTCTCTCGGCCTTTTCGGATCACCTGAGGCAGGACGGGCTGCTGCACACGACGTGCGGGACCCCGGCGTACGTGGCTCCCGAGGTGATCGGGAAGAGAGGCTACGACGGCGCCAAGGCGGACATATGGTCGTGCGGGGTTATTCTTTTCGTGCTGCTGGCGGGGTTTCTACCGTTCCAGGACGATAACCTCGTGGCGATGTACAAGAAGATTTACCGGGGCGATTTCAAGTGCCCGCCGTGGTTCTCTCCGGAATCGCGGCGGTTGATCACGAGGCTGCTGGATCCGAATCCCAGCACCCGGATCACTGCCTCGAAAATCATGGAATCGTCGTGGTTCAAGAGATCGATTCCGAAGTCTATTACAATCAGGGAGGACGAGATCCTGAAGAGCGATGATGTTTGTATCATGGGGAAGGAGACGGAGACGTTGAATGCGTTTCACATAATCTCGTTATCGGAGGGGTTTGATTTGTCTCCGTTGTTCGAGGAGAAgaagagggaggagaaggaggagctgAGGTTCGCGACGACGAGGCCGGCGAGCAGCGTGGTGTCGAGGCTGGAGGAGGTGGCGGCGAAGGCGGCGGGGAAGTTCAGCGTCAAGAAGAGCGGGGACGACTCCAGCGTGAGGCTGCAGGGGGAGGAGAACGGACGGAAAGGGAAGCTGGCGATCACGGCGGAGATTTTCGCCGTGGCGCCGTCGTTCCTGGTGGTGGAGGTGAGGAAGTCGAGCGGGGATACGTTGGAGTACAACCAGTTCTGCAGCAAGGAGCTCCGGCCTGCGCTGAAAGACATCGTGTACTGGACTTCAGCTGCTGTTGAGAATTGA